TGACCTCGCTCAGGCCCAGGTGCTTGACCTTGCCCTCGCGCACCAGCTCGGCCATGGTGCCGACGGAGTCCTCGATCGGCACGTTCACATCGCGCCGGTGCATGTAGTAGAGGTCGATCGCGTCGACGTCCAGGCGCTTCAGGCTCGCCTCGACGGCCTGGCGGATGTACGGCGGGTCGTTGCGGATGATCCGCCGGGTCGGGTCGTCCGGGGGTATCGCCAGGGCGAACTTGGTGGCGATCACGACCTCGTCGCGGTGGGCCTTGAAGAACGGGGACAGGAACTTCTCGTTCTCCCCCTGGCCGTAGGCGTCCGCCGTGTCGTAGAGCGTGACGCCGAGCTCCAGGGCCCGCTCCAGGGTGGCCCGGGACGCATCTGCGTCCACGGGGCCGTAGGCGAAGCTCATGCCCATGCAGCCGAGGCCCTGGACTCCGACCTCCGGGCCCCTCTCGCCCAGTCGTGCGGTGGGGATCCTGCCGTTCGTCATCCTGCCTTCTCCTTCTCCCGGTCGGCGCTGCCGGCCTCGGCGTAGAAACCGATCTTGTGGTCGAGCACGGCGAGGGTGTCCTGGAGTTCCGCGATCCGGGCCAGTACGTCCCGGCGGGTCGTCTCCAGCAGCTTGAAACGGTCGCCGAAGGTCTGCTCGCCCTCCCGCACCAGTTCCGCGTAGCGCACCATGTCGGCGACCGGCATGCCGGTGAGCCGGAGCTTGCCGACGAAGTCGAGCCAGTCCAGGTCGCGGTTGCTGTAGCGGCGCTGGCCGGTGTGCGAGCGGTCGATGTGCGGCATCAGGCCGATGCGCTCGTACCAGCGCAGGGTGTGCGCGGTCAGGCCGGTGAAGGCGACGACCTCGCTGATCGTGTAGCTGTCCTCGCCCGCCGGGCGCCGGTGGGGGTGCGGCGGCGCCGCGCAGCTGTCGGTCCTGGTACCCGTGGTCTCCATCACCGTCATGACCCCAACGCTATGACCTTGGAGTGCACTCGAAGCAAGCGGAACCGGTAAGAAATCCACAGGACGGCGCGCGGCTCGCATGGTTAGCGTGCGGGACATGAGTCTCGTACGCCGTGCCACGACCGAGGACGCCGAAGAAGTACTGCGTTTGCGCCAGGTGATGATCGACGCGCTGCCCGGCGGGGACGTGTCCACAGCGTGGCACACGGAGGCCCTGCCGTCCCTGTGTGAGCGGCTGGGTGACGCCGACGGCGATTTCGCGGCCTTCGTCGTCGACCACCCGGAGCGGCCCGGGGCGCTGGCCGCGCTGGTGGCCGGGACGGTCGACTACCGCATCGGGAAGGCGAGCAGCCCGCACGGGCTGTCCGGGTACGTGTTCAGCGTCGCCACCGACCCGGACGCCCGCCGGCGCGGGTACGCGCACGCGTGCATGGACGAACTGCTGGCGTGGTTCCGTGAGCGGGGTGCCGGTCAGGTCATGCTGACCGCGTCCCCGCAGGCCGAGCCGCTCTACGCCGCTCTCGGGTTCGTCCACAAGCCGGACCCCACGATGATGCTGACGCTCTGAGCGGCTTAGGCTCGACGGCATGTCCTTGCAGAGCCTCGCGTTGATCGAGAACTGGCCGGTTCCCACCGTCGCGGCGGGGGTGGTGCGGGCCGACGGTACGGTCCTCGGCACCCGTGGCCCGGTCGACCGGCGCTTCCCGCTGGCCTCGGTCACCAAGCCGCTCGCGGCGTACGCCGCCCTGGTCGCGTACGAGGAGGGGGCCATCGAGTTCGACGAGCCGGCCGGGCCGAGCGGGTCGACGGTGCGTCATCTCCTCGCGCACACCTCGGGGCTGGCCTTCGACGAGCACCGCGTGACCGCCCCGCCCGGGGAGCGTCGGCTGTACTCGAACGCGGGCTTCGAGCAGCTCGGCGACCACCTCGCGAAGGCGACGGACATCCCCTTCGCCGAGTACCTGCGGCAGGCGGTCCTCGAACCGCTCGGGATGACCTCGACGACCCTTGAGGGCTCCCCCGCCAAGGACGGCGCCTCGACGGTCGAGGACCTGCTCCGCTTCGCGGCGGAGGTGCAGGCACCGCGACTGCTGGACCCGCGCACGGTCGCGGAGGCGATGACGGTCCAGTACCCGGGCACCAAGGGCGTGCTCCCCGGCTACGGCCACCAGAACCCCAACGACTGGGGCCTCGGCTTCGAGATCCGGGACTCCAAGTCCCCTCACTGGACGGGCTCTTCGTCCTCGCCGCGCACCTTCGGGCACTTCGGCCAGTCCGGCACGTTCCTGTGGATCGACCCGGACGCCGGGGTGGCCTGCGTGGCCCTGACGGACCGCGCCTTCGGACCGTGGGCCGTCGAGACGTGGCCGGCGTTCACCGACGCGGTGCTCGCGGATCTCTAGGACATCTCCCACACCAGCAGCTCGGCCCGGCTCACGGCCACCGCGTCCAGGTCCTTCGCGTCGGTGACCCGGGCCGCGTCGCCGGGCCCCAACTTCTGCCTGTCCAGCTGCACTTCACCGCGTACGACATGGACGTAGACGTACCGCCCGTCGGGCACCGCGGTCCGCTCCCCCGCCGCCAGCCGCCGCACATGGAGCATCGCGCCCGCCGCCGGGATCGCGTACGGCGTCGAGTCGGCGATCCCGCGGACGATCTCGTACGAGGGCTCGCCGCCGGGCTCCAGGGGCGCCAGCCAGGTCTGCACGAAGGTCAGCGGGGTCTCGGCGTCGTTGCGCTCGACGTGCCGGACGCCCGCGGCGGCGCTCAGCCGCTGGACGTCTCCGGCGTGGACCACCGTCTCGTGCCCGGTGGAGTCGCGGTGGGTCAGTCGGCCCTCGACCACCCACGTGACGATCTCGGTGTGGCTGTGCGGATGCTCGTCGAAGCAGGCCCCGGGCAGGAGCCGCTCCTCGTTGCAGGCGATCAGCGCGCCGAAGCGGAGGTTGTCCGGGTCGTAGTGCGGCCCGAAGGAGAAGGCGTGCCACGACTCGATCCCGGCTCCGGGATCCCCGCCAAGGTAGCGCTCCGTCGCGCGCCGTACGTCCGTCACGGCACCACGGTAGCCCCGGGACGGGCCGCCCCGGGTGCCGTAGTCGGTACCCGGCGGCGCGCGCCGGCGCTCCGATGAGGCAGTCTTGTCCATGTGCCCGAATCCGTATCCCGCAAGTCCGATCCGGCAGCGCCCGGCGCCCATGCCCACGCCGCGACCCTGAAGCGGCTGGAGAAGTCGTCCGGGTCTCTCGCGCAGCAGGCCATCGCGCGCATGGACGAGACGCTGTCGTGGTACCGGGCCATGCCTCCGGAGAACCGTTCCTGGATCGGGCTGGTCGCCCAGGCCGGCATCGCGGCCTTCACCGAGTGGTTCCGGTATCCCGACGCCCCGCAGGCCATCTCCACCGACGTCTTCGGGACCGCTCCACGTGAGCTGACCCGCGCCATCACGCTCCGCCAGACCGTGGAGATGGTCAGGACGACCATCGAGGTCATGGAGAGCGCGATCGACGAGGTCGCCGCCCCCGGTGACGAGTCCGTGCTCCGGGAGGCCCTGCTCGTCTACGCCCGGGAGATCGCCTTCGCCACGGCGCAGGTCTACGCCCAGGCCGCCGAGGCACGCGGTGCCTGGGACGCCCGCCTGGAGTCGCTGGTCGTCAACGCGGTGCTGAGCGGGGAGGCCGACGAGGGTGCCGTGAGCAGGGCCGCCGCGCTCGGATGGAACGCCCCCGAACATGTGTGCGTCATCCTCGGGACCGCCCCGGACGGCGACTCCGAGCTCACCGTGGAGGCCATCCGGCGGGCCGCCCGGCACGCCAAGCTCCAGGTCCTCACCGGGGTGCTCGGGACCCGGCTCGTCGTCATCGCGGGCGGCAGCGACAACCCTCTCGCCGTGGCCAAGTCGCTGATCGGGCCCTATGCGGCCGGGCCCGTCGTCGCGGGACCCGTCGTACCCGACCTGCTGGCCGCGACCCGCTCCGCGCAGGCCGCCGCCGCCGGGCTCAAGGCGTGCAGCGCCTGGGAGGACGCCCCGCGCCCGGTCCTGGCGGACGACCTGCTTCCGGAGCGTGCGATGGCCGGGGATCCGAGTGCGCGCGATCAGTTGGTGGAGGAGATCTACAGACCACTTGAGGAGGCCGGTTCCGCGCTCCTGGAGACTCTCTCCGTCTATCTCGAACAGGCGTCCAGTCTGGAGGGGGCGGCCCGGATGCTCTTCGTGCATCCCAATACCGTGCGCTACCGGCTTCGACGTGTGACTGACGTCACCGGCTGGTCGCCCTCCGATGTACGGTCTGCGTTCACCCTGCGGATCGCGCTCATCCTGGGGCGTCTGGCCGACGGGGATCTCCAGGCCTAGGATTTTGTCGGGGGTCCACAAAACCCCCTCTCGTTCTTCGTCCCTGTCCCCACGGGCGGCTAGGGCCGCCCACAAGAGAGAGTGTGAGAGTGCTCGTACTCGTCGCTCCCGGCCAGGGCGCCCAGACGCCCGGCTTCCTGACCCCCTGGCTCGAACTCCCCGGTGCCGCGGACCGCGTCGCCGCGTGGTCCGACGCCATCGGACTGGACCTCGTCCACTACGGCACGCAGGCCGACGCGGACGCCATCCGCGACACCTCGGTGGCTCAGCCGCTGCTGGTCGCGGCCGGAATCCTGTCCGCCTCGGCACTCGGCGCCGTCGCGGACATCGCCCCCGGCGCGGTCGCCGGGCACAGTGTCGGCGAGATCACCGCAGCCGCCTTCGCGGGCGTCCTGGACGACACCGCCGCCCTCAGTCTCGTACGCAAGCGGGGTCTGGCCATGGCCGACGCCGCCGCGATCACCGAGACCGGTATGTCGGCGCTGCTCGGCGGCGACCCGGAGGTCTCCGTCGCGCACCTGGCGAAGCTCGGCCTGACCGCGGCGAACGTCAACGGCGCGGGGCAGATCGTCGCCGCGGGCACGCTGGAGCAGCTCGCCGTGCTGAACGAGGACAAGCCCGAGGGTGTCCGCAAGGTCGTCCCGCTGAAGGTCGCCGGCGCTTTCCACACGCGCCACATGACCCCCGCGGTCGACACTCTGGCCAAGGCCGCCGCCGACCTGGCACCGGCCGACCCGGCCGTGACGTACGTCTCGAACAAGGACGGCAAGGCCGTCGGCACCGGCGCCGAGGTGCTGGAGCGCCTTGTCGGCCAGGTCGCCAACCCGGTGCGCTGGGACCTGTGCATGGAGACGTTCAAGGAGCTCGGCGCCACCGCGTTCATCGAGGTCTCCCCCGGCGGCACGCTGGTCGGCCTCGCCAAGCGCGCACTGCCCGGCGTCAGGACGCTGGCCCTGAAGACCCCCGACGACCTCGACGCTGCTCGCGAGCTCATCGCCGAGCACAGTGCCTGAACAGGAGCCGAGAGCAATGTCGAAGATCAAGCCCAGCAAGGGCGCTCCGTACGCGCGCATCCTCGGTGTCGGCGGCTACCGCCCCACCCGGGTCGTGCCGAACGAGGTGATCCTCGAGACGATCGACTCGTCCGACGAGTGGATCCGCTCGCGCTCCGGCATCCAGACCCGGCACTGGGCCTCCGACGAGGAGACCGTGGCTGCGATGTCGATCGAGGCGTCCGGCAAGGCGATCGCGGACGCCGGGATCTCCGCCGAGCAGATCGGCGGCGTGATCGTCTCCACGGTCTCGCACTTCAAGCAGACCCCGGCCGTCGCGACCGAGATCGCCGACAAGCTCGGCACGAACAAGGCCGCCGCCTTCGACATCTCGGCGGGCTGCGCGGGCTTCGGCTACGGTCTGACCCTCGCCAGGGGCATGATCGTCGACGGTTCGGCGGAGTACGTCCTCGTCATCGGCGTCGAGCGGCTGTCCGACCTGACCGACCTGGAGGACCGCGCGACGGCCTTCCTCTTCGGTGACGGCGCGGGCGCGGTCGTCGTGGGCCCCTCCCAGGAACCGCACATCGGTCCGACCGTGTGGGGCTCCGAGGGCGACAAGTCGGACACCATCAAGCAGACCGTACCGTGGAACGAGTACGACAGTTCCGGCAAGTTCCCTGCGATCACGCAGGAGGGCCAGGCGGTGTTCCGCTGGGCCGTGTTCGAGATGGCGAAGGTCGCCCAGCAGGCGCTGGAAGCGGCCGGGATCACCCCGGACGAACTGGATGTCTTCATTCCCCACCAGGCCAACGAGCGGATCATCGACTCGATGGTGAAGACGCTCAAACTGCCGGAGCACGTCACGGTCGCACGTGACGTGCGCACCACCGGCAACACGTCGGCCGCCTCGATTCCGCTCGCCATGGAGCGGCTTCTGGCGACCGGTGAGGCGAAGAGCGGCGACACCGCGCTCGTCATCGGATTCGGGGCGGGTCTCGTGTACGCCGCCACTGTCGTTACCCTCCCCTAGGCACTCCGTGCCGGATCACCCGGTCCGGCTCGGGAAGCACTGCCAACCCTCTGGAAAAGAAAAAGAAGGAGCGCCAAATGGCCGCCACTCAGGAAGAGATCGTCGCCGGTCTCGCAGACATCGTGAACGAGATCGCCGGCATCCCGGTTGAGGACGTCCAGCTGGACAAGTCCTTCACCGACGACCTGGACGTCGACTCGCTGTCCATGGTCGAGGTCGTCGTCGCCGCCGAAGAGCGCTTCGACGTCAAGATCCCGGACGACGACGTCAAGAACCTCAAGACGGTCGGCGACGCGACCAGCTACATCCTCAAGCACCAGGCCTGAGCCACTGCTTGGGCCGGACGCTGACCGGCCCCGCCACCCGGCGGTGGCGCCGCTTAATCCTCGTACCGTTGGAGAAAGATTTCCCGTGAGCCCGACCAATCGCACCGTGGTCGTCACCGGTATCGGCGCAACCACACCGCTGGGTGGCGACGTAGCCTCAACCTGGGAGGGCCTCGTCGCCGGCAAGTCCGGCGTCAAGCCCCTGGAACAGGAGTGGGCCGCCGAGCAGGCGGTCCGCATCGCCGCACAGATCGCGGTGGAACCCACCGAGGTCATTCCCCGTCCGCAGGCCCGCCGCCTGGACCGCTCGGCGCAGTTCGCGCTGATCGCGGCCAAGGAGGCCTGGGCCGACGCCGGATTCGAGGGCAGGGCAGGTGAGGACGGCTCGGTCGGCGGGGTCGACCCCGACCGGCTCGGTACCGTCATCGCCTCCGGCATCGGCGGTGTGACGACCCTCCTCGACCAGTACGACGTGCTCAAGGAGAAGGGCGTCCGCCGCGTCTCCCCGCACACCGTGCCGATGCTGATGCCCAACGGCCCGTCCGCCAACGTGGGGCTGCTCGTCGGCGCCCGCGCGGGCGTGCACACCCCGGTCTCCGCCTGCGCCTCGGGCGCCGAGGCCATCGGCTACGCCATCGAGATGATCCGTACCGGCCGCGCCGACATCGTCGTCGCGGGGGGCACGGAGGCGGCGATCCACCCGCTGCCCATCGCCGCGTTCGGCAACATGATGGCGATGTCCAAGAACAACGAGAACCCCCAGGGCGCCTCGCGTCCGTACGACATCGGCCGTGACGGTTTCGTCCTCGGCGAGGGCGCCGGCGTCGTCGTCCTGGAGTCCGCCGAGCACGCCGCCAAGCGCGGTGCGCGGGTGTACGCCGAGGCGGTCGGGCAGGGCATCTCCGCCGACGGCCACGACATCGTGCAGCCGGAGCCCGAGGGCCGCGGAATCTCGCAGGCCCTGCAGAACCTGCTGGACAGCACCGACCTGAACCCGGCGGAGATCGTCCACGTCAACGCGCACGCCACGTCGACGCCGGCCGGTGACATCGCCGAACTGAAGGCGCTGCGGAAGGTGTTCGGCGACGACGCCGACCACATGGCGGTCTCGGCCACCAAGTCGATGACGGGTCACCTGCTGGGTGGCGCGGGCGGCGTGGAGACGGTCGCGACGGTTCTCGCGCTGTACAACCGGATCGCTCCGCCCACCATCAACATCGAGAACCTCGACCCGGAGGCGGAGGCCAACGCCGACGTCGTCCGCGGTGAGGCCCGCAAGCTGCCCGTCGAGGGCCGTATCGCCGCCCTGAACGACTCGTTCGGGTTCGGTGGGCACAACGTGGTGCTGGCGTTCCGCACGATCTGAGAACCGTCACCGCGCAACGTGAAGGGCCCCCACCGGTCGGTGGGGGCCCTTCACATGTACGGAAGCCTCAGACGACCTGGTGCAACCAGCGGACCGGTGCTCCCTCACCGGCGTACCTGAACGGTTCCAGCTCGTCGTCCCAGGGCTTGCCCAGCAGCCTGGCCAGTTCCGCCTCCAGGTCCGTCTCGCCTCGCTGGGAGCGGGTGAGGGCGGCGCGCAGGCGGTCCTCCGGGATCAGGATGTCGCCGTGGATGCCGG
This is a stretch of genomic DNA from Streptomyces sp. NBC_00285. It encodes these proteins:
- a CDS encoding GNAT family N-acetyltransferase → MSLVRRATTEDAEEVLRLRQVMIDALPGGDVSTAWHTEALPSLCERLGDADGDFAAFVVDHPERPGALAALVAGTVDYRIGKASSPHGLSGYVFSVATDPDARRRGYAHACMDELLAWFRERGAGQVMLTASPQAEPLYAALGFVHKPDPTMMLTL
- a CDS encoding ketoacyl-ACP synthase III, encoding MSKIKPSKGAPYARILGVGGYRPTRVVPNEVILETIDSSDEWIRSRSGIQTRHWASDEETVAAMSIEASGKAIADAGISAEQIGGVIVSTVSHFKQTPAVATEIADKLGTNKAAAFDISAGCAGFGYGLTLARGMIVDGSAEYVLVIGVERLSDLTDLEDRATAFLFGDGAGAVVVGPSQEPHIGPTVWGSEGDKSDTIKQTVPWNEYDSSGKFPAITQEGQAVFRWAVFEMAKVAQQALEAAGITPDELDVFIPHQANERIIDSMVKTLKLPEHVTVARDVRTTGNTSAASIPLAMERLLATGEAKSGDTALVIGFGAGLVYAATVVTLP
- a CDS encoding ACP S-malonyltransferase; the encoded protein is MLVLVAPGQGAQTPGFLTPWLELPGAADRVAAWSDAIGLDLVHYGTQADADAIRDTSVAQPLLVAAGILSASALGAVADIAPGAVAGHSVGEITAAAFAGVLDDTAALSLVRKRGLAMADAAAITETGMSALLGGDPEVSVAHLAKLGLTAANVNGAGQIVAAGTLEQLAVLNEDKPEGVRKVVPLKVAGAFHTRHMTPAVDTLAKAAADLAPADPAVTYVSNKDGKAVGTGAEVLERLVGQVANPVRWDLCMETFKELGATAFIEVSPGGTLVGLAKRALPGVRTLALKTPDDLDAARELIAEHSA
- a CDS encoding acyl carrier protein, with protein sequence MAATQEEIVAGLADIVNEIAGIPVEDVQLDKSFTDDLDVDSLSMVEVVVAAEERFDVKIPDDDVKNLKTVGDATSYILKHQA
- a CDS encoding pirin family protein — protein: MTDVRRATERYLGGDPGAGIESWHAFSFGPHYDPDNLRFGALIACNEERLLPGACFDEHPHSHTEIVTWVVEGRLTHRDSTGHETVVHAGDVQRLSAAAGVRHVERNDAETPLTFVQTWLAPLEPGGEPSYEIVRGIADSTPYAIPAAGAMLHVRRLAAGERTAVPDGRYVYVHVVRGEVQLDRQKLGPGDAARVTDAKDLDAVAVSRAELLVWEMS
- a CDS encoding beta-ketoacyl-[acyl-carrier-protein] synthase family protein; its protein translation is MSPTNRTVVVTGIGATTPLGGDVASTWEGLVAGKSGVKPLEQEWAAEQAVRIAAQIAVEPTEVIPRPQARRLDRSAQFALIAAKEAWADAGFEGRAGEDGSVGGVDPDRLGTVIASGIGGVTTLLDQYDVLKEKGVRRVSPHTVPMLMPNGPSANVGLLVGARAGVHTPVSACASGAEAIGYAIEMIRTGRADIVVAGGTEAAIHPLPIAAFGNMMAMSKNNENPQGASRPYDIGRDGFVLGEGAGVVVLESAEHAAKRGARVYAEAVGQGISADGHDIVQPEPEGRGISQALQNLLDSTDLNPAEIVHVNAHATSTPAGDIAELKALRKVFGDDADHMAVSATKSMTGHLLGGAGGVETVATVLALYNRIAPPTINIENLDPEAEANADVVRGEARKLPVEGRIAALNDSFGFGGHNVVLAFRTI
- a CDS encoding PucR family transcriptional regulator, with protein sequence MPESVSRKSDPAAPGAHAHAATLKRLEKSSGSLAQQAIARMDETLSWYRAMPPENRSWIGLVAQAGIAAFTEWFRYPDAPQAISTDVFGTAPRELTRAITLRQTVEMVRTTIEVMESAIDEVAAPGDESVLREALLVYAREIAFATAQVYAQAAEARGAWDARLESLVVNAVLSGEADEGAVSRAAALGWNAPEHVCVILGTAPDGDSELTVEAIRRAARHAKLQVLTGVLGTRLVVIAGGSDNPLAVAKSLIGPYAAGPVVAGPVVPDLLAATRSAQAAAAGLKACSAWEDAPRPVLADDLLPERAMAGDPSARDQLVEEIYRPLEEAGSALLETLSVYLEQASSLEGAARMLFVHPNTVRYRLRRVTDVTGWSPSDVRSAFTLRIALILGRLADGDLQA
- a CDS encoding serine hydrolase domain-containing protein, producing MSLQSLALIENWPVPTVAAGVVRADGTVLGTRGPVDRRFPLASVTKPLAAYAALVAYEEGAIEFDEPAGPSGSTVRHLLAHTSGLAFDEHRVTAPPGERRLYSNAGFEQLGDHLAKATDIPFAEYLRQAVLEPLGMTSTTLEGSPAKDGASTVEDLLRFAAEVQAPRLLDPRTVAEAMTVQYPGTKGVLPGYGHQNPNDWGLGFEIRDSKSPHWTGSSSSPRTFGHFGQSGTFLWIDPDAGVACVALTDRAFGPWAVETWPAFTDAVLADL
- a CDS encoding MerR family transcriptional regulator produces the protein MTVMETTGTRTDSCAAPPHPHRRPAGEDSYTISEVVAFTGLTAHTLRWYERIGLMPHIDRSHTGQRRYSNRDLDWLDFVGKLRLTGMPVADMVRYAELVREGEQTFGDRFKLLETTRRDVLARIAELQDTLAVLDHKIGFYAEAGSADREKEKAG